In Lactococcus garvieae subsp. garvieae, the following proteins share a genomic window:
- a CDS encoding universal stress protein, with product MLDNYKKILVGLDGSVESTKAFDKAVATALRNDAELVIANVIDLRAFQSISAYDSVVADDTHKGAENLINDFATEAKNAGVKTVTTRVEFGSPKVMLGQTLPKEENIDLIVLGATGLSYIERIFIGSVADYIIKNAPCDTLVVRK from the coding sequence ATGCTCGATAATTACAAAAAAATCCTCGTTGGTCTTGACGGTTCTGTAGAATCAACTAAGGCCTTTGATAAAGCTGTTGCCACTGCTCTTCGTAACGATGCCGAATTGGTCATCGCTAACGTCATTGACTTGCGTGCATTTCAGTCTATCTCTGCTTATGATTCTGTCGTAGCCGATGATACACATAAAGGTGCCGAAAACCTCATTAATGACTTTGCAACTGAAGCGAAAAACGCTGGTGTAAAAACAGTAACTACTCGTGTCGAATTCGGCTCACCAAAAGTTATGTTGGGACAAACACTTCCAAAAGAAGAAAACATTGACCTTATCGTGCTTGGTGCAACTGGTTTGAGCTACATTGAACGTATCTTTATTGGTTCTGTTGCAGACTATATCATTAAAAATGCGCCATGTGATACTCTTGTCGTCCGTAAATAA
- a CDS encoding bifunctional lysylphosphatidylglycerol flippase/synthetase MprF produces the protein MYRLRIFAQNLAIFLSVVIDIGAILAFYLHRSPVLREYFPSYSFMPHYILGFALGLLGLLVSLNLYRRVRSAWIITIVVQFVILRLNFISTQRFFSIGSLLSLIILVILGLTYRDFSRTMDRNYAKKAVFLGFIPLVLAFFNTLLSLSFLKRDYLGNPDVYSIFKQSLHFLFTMDIRQAHFNSHVHGFYMVGLIIITWICVMLALYYILKPLVYYPILSGREKEKAIALVEKYGQNPMAYMTIDGQKSYFFSVTVEGMLAYTVVNNVLVGCGDIVCDPKDAARFMGELVHFSRRNGWKILFMDITETMRPAYESYGFSMIKIGEDACLRLEDFSLKGKKTAKVRANINHARRLGITVEEYKPNEKRDIKIENELQEISDEWFGSKGPELGFMLGGLALENPLGRRYFYSRDASGKMLAFVIFVPYAEGEESGYMADVTRRRVQVPNGSMEVCLLQAFETMREEGVTWGNLGLCPLANIKDDEDSRKVTTQLFQFIYENMNGVYGFKGLYQAKKKWNPSDWQARYIAYAPKPFSFSYAYAMLKAQNPKGINKLILEKLRTKIEK, from the coding sequence ATGTATAGGTTACGTATTTTTGCACAAAATTTAGCAATCTTCTTGTCCGTAGTGATTGATATTGGAGCAATTTTGGCTTTCTATTTGCATCGATCACCTGTTTTGAGAGAGTATTTTCCTTCCTATAGCTTCATGCCGCATTATATTTTAGGTTTTGCTTTAGGACTTTTGGGGCTTTTGGTCTCTCTCAATCTCTACCGACGGGTAAGGTCAGCTTGGATTATTACTATTGTCGTTCAATTTGTCATTTTACGGTTGAACTTTATTTCTACTCAGAGGTTTTTCAGTATTGGCTCACTTCTTTCACTTATCATTCTGGTTATTCTCGGGTTGACTTATCGTGATTTTAGTCGAACAATGGACCGTAATTATGCAAAAAAGGCAGTGTTTCTTGGTTTCATCCCACTGGTCTTGGCTTTCTTTAATACCTTATTGAGTTTAAGTTTTTTGAAGCGCGATTATTTAGGAAATCCAGATGTCTATTCTATCTTTAAGCAATCCTTGCATTTTCTTTTTACAATGGATATCCGGCAAGCGCATTTCAATTCTCATGTACATGGCTTTTATATGGTTGGGCTAATTATCATTACTTGGATTTGTGTGATGTTAGCACTCTATTATATCTTGAAACCATTGGTTTATTACCCAATCTTAAGTGGTCGTGAAAAAGAGAAAGCCATCGCCCTTGTTGAAAAATATGGTCAAAATCCGATGGCTTATATGACCATTGATGGTCAAAAATCTTATTTTTTCAGTGTTACTGTTGAAGGGATGCTTGCCTATACCGTTGTAAACAACGTTCTCGTAGGTTGTGGGGATATCGTTTGTGACCCTAAAGATGCCGCTCGTTTTATGGGAGAACTGGTTCATTTTTCACGTCGTAATGGATGGAAAATCTTGTTTATGGACATTACAGAAACGATGCGCCCTGCCTATGAATCTTATGGATTTTCGATGATTAAGATTGGTGAAGATGCTTGTTTGCGCTTAGAGGACTTTAGCCTTAAGGGTAAGAAAACAGCAAAGGTTCGTGCCAATATTAATCATGCGCGCCGCTTAGGTATTACTGTTGAAGAATACAAGCCAAATGAAAAACGAGATATAAAAATTGAAAATGAACTTCAAGAAATATCAGACGAATGGTTTGGCTCTAAAGGCCCTGAGCTTGGCTTTATGTTGGGGGGCTTGGCTTTAGAAAATCCTCTTGGGCGCCGTTATTTTTACAGTCGTGATGCATCCGGAAAAATGTTGGCTTTTGTAATTTTTGTTCCGTATGCTGAAGGCGAGGAAAGTGGTTATATGGCTGATGTGACGCGCCGCCGTGTGCAAGTACCTAATGGCTCTATGGAAGTGTGTCTTCTCCAAGCCTTTGAAACAATGCGCGAGGAGGGAGTGACTTGGGGTAATCTCGGTCTCTGCCCTTTGGCAAATATCAAAGATGACGAGGATAGCAGGAAAGTGACAACACAGCTCTTCCAGTTTATTTATGAAAATATGAATGGTGTATATGGCTTCAAGGGGCTTTATCAAGCCAAGAAAAAATGGAACCCAAGCGATTGGCAAGCGCGTTATATCGCTTATGCGCCCAAACCTTTTAGTTTCAGCTATGCCTACGCTATGCTAAAGGCTCAAAATCCTAAAGGGATCAACAAGTTGATCCTTGAAAAACTTCGTACAAAGATTGAAAAATAA
- a CDS encoding magnesium transporter CorA family protein — MIKNYELSAEHRLVSTAEMRNFTYVLNPTREEIGSVSEYFQLPFDYLSGILDDYENARFETDDIDNNLILLQYPASSSYGEVGTFPYSLIWTKNEAVILALNHDIKGEHIFGREYSSTRYKHEIIYQVMYQMTHDFHDYLREFRLRRRRLEVGIKNSTKNDQIVDMIGIQASLIYFEDALNNNLEVLKKFINYLREEDEDGFADKIYDIYIETDQAYTETRIQLKLLQNLRDLFSNIVSNNLNIVMKIMTSATFVLGIPGVVVGFYGMNVPIPGQEISWVMWAILGLTLIFCGIVVWALRKKDML; from the coding sequence ATGATTAAAAACTATGAATTGTCAGCTGAACATCGGCTAGTCTCTACGGCAGAGATGAGGAATTTTACATATGTACTTAATCCGACACGTGAAGAAATTGGTAGTGTCTCGGAGTACTTTCAACTGCCCTTTGACTACCTTAGCGGCATTCTCGATGATTATGAAAACGCCCGTTTTGAAACGGATGATATCGATAATAATCTTATACTTTTACAATATCCAGCCTCATCAAGTTATGGCGAGGTAGGCACATTTCCTTACTCTTTGATTTGGACAAAAAATGAAGCTGTCATTTTAGCTTTAAATCATGACATTAAGGGAGAACATATATTCGGTAGAGAATACAGCTCTACACGCTATAAGCATGAAATTATTTATCAGGTTATGTATCAAATGACACATGACTTCCATGATTATCTACGAGAATTTCGTCTCCGCCGTCGTCGTCTTGAGGTAGGAATCAAAAACTCAACCAAAAATGATCAAATTGTTGATATGATTGGTATTCAAGCCAGCCTTATTTATTTTGAAGATGCTTTGAATAATAATCTCGAAGTGTTGAAGAAGTTTATTAATTATCTGCGTGAAGAAGATGAAGATGGTTTTGCTGATAAGATTTACGATATTTATATTGAAACGGATCAGGCCTACACGGAAACACGTATTCAACTGAAATTGCTCCAAAACCTGCGCGACTTGTTCTCAAATATTGTGTCTAACAATTTGAATATTGTCATGAAAATCATGACATCCGCAACCTTTGTCTTGGGTATTCCAGGTGTGGTTGTCGGTTTTTATGGGATGAATGTCCCCATACCTGGTCAGGAAATCAGTTGGGTCATGTGGGCCATATTAGGGTTAACGCTTATATTTTGTGGCATTGTCGTTTGGGCATTACGCAAAAAAGACATGCTGTGA
- a CDS encoding VOC family protein: protein MSTMVFVNFPVSDIQVSTAFYEKLGFKKNPDFSDDLVSCMVWDENFYIMLLSHERYQTFIGDKTIADTHKVSGALAAFTLPSADAVKAFGKLASQHGGQSLHLENGIPEDVMYGLEVQDPDGNCLEPVWMAM from the coding sequence ATGTCGACAATGGTTTTCGTCAACTTTCCTGTCTCAGATATTCAGGTTTCCACAGCTTTTTATGAAAAGCTTGGTTTCAAAAAGAACCCTGATTTTTCAGACGATTTGGTAAGCTGTATGGTCTGGGATGAAAATTTCTATATCATGTTACTTTCGCATGAGCGTTACCAAACCTTTATTGGTGATAAAACAATCGCAGATACACACAAAGTGAGTGGTGCTCTTGCTGCCTTTACTCTTCCAAGTGCAGATGCTGTCAAAGCATTCGGCAAACTTGCCAGTCAACATGGCGGACAATCCCTTCATTTAGAAAATGGCATTCCTGAGGACGTTATGTATGGCCTTGAAGTTCAAGATCCAGATGGTAACTGCTTAGAGCCTGTATGGATGGCTATGTGA
- a CDS encoding LTA synthase family protein — MAPSGVSWKEDPMPNFRKLQNASGGYLQSTMFGGGTTNVEFSVLTGFSYSFFNQQINAFDYLNQNPERNQSIAQYKEENIALHTHMKTGYHRADVLPNLGFSKFTGREDLLKMEETRSAVYYAEGYLSDYTLFEEILNEVNSSTEKNLLVHGLSMQNHYPYTEDLKGKLENKDVLISGNNLNAEQKQLALYARGVKKTDEALGTFIQSLEAMDRNVTVIMYGDHYPALDNSVYMKYPVKDDENKLINDHSTPYFVWKNHHRKSETISKSVTPEGLSVLAMKEGNTKVPVFYQLVDQLEKTDKETSRYQEMVDDYELIQYDMLEGAQYSKVLFEK, encoded by the coding sequence ATAGCTCCATCTGGTGTATCATGGAAAGAAGATCCCATGCCTAATTTTCGAAAACTACAAAATGCATCAGGAGGGTATTTACAATCCACTATGTTTGGTGGGGGGACAACAAATGTTGAGTTCAGTGTCTTAACAGGTTTTAGTTATTCATTTTTTAATCAACAAATTAATGCCTTTGATTACTTGAATCAAAATCCAGAAAGAAACCAGAGCATTGCTCAGTATAAAGAGGAGAATATCGCCTTACATACGCACATGAAAACAGGTTATCACCGTGCTGACGTTCTACCCAACCTAGGGTTTTCTAAGTTTACTGGCAGAGAAGACCTCTTGAAAATGGAGGAAACGCGTTCAGCTGTCTATTATGCTGAAGGGTATTTAAGTGACTACACTTTATTCGAAGAGATACTAAATGAAGTGAATTCTTCTACTGAAAAGAACCTTCTTGTTCACGGATTGAGTATGCAAAACCATTACCCTTATACAGAAGATTTAAAAGGAAAACTAGAAAATAAGGATGTCTTAATTTCTGGTAATAATTTGAATGCAGAACAAAAACAGTTAGCTTTATATGCGAGGGGTGTGAAGAAAACAGATGAGGCACTGGGGACATTTATTCAGTCATTGGAAGCAATGGACAGGAATGTGACTGTTATTATGTATGGCGACCACTACCCAGCTCTTGATAATTCCGTTTATATGAAGTATCCTGTAAAAGATGATGAAAATAAACTCATTAATGACCATTCAACACCTTATTTTGTATGGAAAAATCATCATCGGAAAAGTGAGACCATTAGTAAATCAGTTACACCAGAAGGGTTATCTGTATTAGCTATGAAAGAAGGAAATACGAAGGTACCTGTATTCTATCAGTTGGTTGATCAACTTGAAAAAACGGATAAGGAAACAAGTAGATATCAAGAAATGGTAGACGATTATGAGCTGATTCAATATGATATGCTTGAGGGCGCACAGTATAGCAAGGTCTTATTTGAAAAATAG
- a CDS encoding aromatic acid exporter family protein, translating to MNYSHIKIGQRTIKTAICATLAIIIAQFFHLESATSAGIIAILSITNTQKSTLRLGFLRVLGLIIATLLAFIVLNLFNFTPLSFGIFLLLFIPISVATNTSEGIVVNSVLFSHYLLAQEITFPLVGNEFSLMFIGVGLALLANIYMPSNERLLENNLNILEKEFKNISAHLVICLNQKQDLQDLVAQCDNLLELIDASSKVATEKSENNLLRNNTFYQRYFDMRHIQITLLKDIIMKLEEIDVESTHIAEISNIFETLSLTYAAHNDGSELLKKIENAYSHYRQMDLPQTREEFENRAGLFQVLQLLELLIQEKNTFALSQTNNAS from the coding sequence GTGAATTACAGCCATATCAAAATAGGGCAAAGAACAATCAAAACTGCAATTTGTGCAACATTAGCCATTATTATTGCACAGTTTTTCCACTTAGAATCTGCGACCAGCGCAGGCATCATTGCCATTCTTTCCATTACGAACACACAGAAAAGCACCTTACGATTAGGATTTCTGCGTGTTCTAGGGCTTATCATCGCCACCTTACTCGCCTTTATCGTTTTAAATTTATTTAATTTTACACCTTTATCTTTTGGTATCTTTTTATTATTATTTATTCCCATCTCTGTTGCCACAAATACGAGCGAAGGCATTGTCGTAAACTCTGTGCTTTTTTCCCATTACCTTTTGGCTCAAGAAATAACTTTTCCTCTCGTAGGCAATGAGTTTTCATTAATGTTCATTGGAGTAGGTTTAGCACTTTTGGCAAACATATATATGCCAAGCAATGAAAGATTATTAGAAAATAATCTTAATATTTTAGAAAAAGAATTCAAAAATATTTCAGCACATCTCGTCATTTGTTTGAATCAAAAGCAAGATCTCCAAGATCTCGTGGCGCAGTGTGACAACCTGCTGGAACTCATTGATGCCAGCAGTAAAGTCGCCACTGAAAAATCAGAGAATAACCTTTTAAGAAATAATACATTTTATCAACGCTATTTCGACATGCGCCATATCCAAATTACACTTCTCAAAGATATCATTATGAAATTAGAAGAAATAGATGTGGAAAGCACGCATATCGCCGAAATTTCCAATATTTTTGAAACTTTGTCACTTACCTATGCTGCCCATAATGACGGCAGCGAGCTCTTAAAGAAAATAGAAAATGCCTATTCTCATTACCGTCAGATGGACCTGCCTCAAACACGTGAAGAGTTTGAAAATCGCGCAGGTCTCTTCCAAGTGCTTCAGTTGCTTGAACTATTGATTCAAGAAAAAAATACTTTTGCATTAAGTCAGACCAACAATGCTTCATAA